The region TCGTATCATTTTTGGGTGTGGTTTTTGGCAGTCACGATGGAAGTACCACTTTTGGGGTGTTGAAAAAAGGCGCCAGATTACTCCATAAGGAGGAAATTGTGGTACCAAGAAAGTTCTTTCGCGTCGTCGAAAAGAAGATCAACTTTCAACCCcaggtaaaaatataaagtaaaatctattaatctttaattaaatttaaattatattccaTTTTCAAAACAGCTCCATAAAATAAGCGCAATTGTGATCACCGACAATAGCGAATCGAAAGGAGGTAAGGCTTCTTTACTCGAAGGAGGTCCCACGGCCAATTTTGCCGTGATACTGTTCAAATCAGCTCGAAATCGTGGTCTTAATTTTACACTGGAAATATTCGACGTTGCCCCGGATTGCTTTAGATGTAAGACGAGTGGTTAATTtggttttacaaaatttaaataattttt is a window of Drosophila biarmipes strain raj3 chromosome 3R, RU_DBia_V1.1, whole genome shotgun sequence DNA encoding:
- the LOC108026090 gene encoding uncharacterized protein LOC108026090, with amino-acid sequence MMYFVRIISVAIAIVSFLGVVFGSHDGSTTFGVLKKGARLLHKEEIVVPRKFFRVVEKKINFQPQLHKISAIVITDNSESKGGKASLLEGGPTANFAVILFKSARNRGLNFTLEIFDVAPDCFRCKTSG